The DNA window GCAGGTGCAGCTGGCGCTGGCCGACGCAATGGTGGCCGAGCTGAAGAAACCTGTTACGGCATGGGAATACCAGTACTACCTGATCGAAGCGCTGACCCACACGAACGTGCCGCGCGAAGTCGTTGGTGTGAAGAAGGCCTCCATTCTGGAAGCAATGGCGGAGGTCATGCAGGACACCAGACGGGACATTCTGGTGCGCTGTGCGGCAGCCGGCGCCGTTGGCAAAATTGGCTTTGACTCCCAGATCAACTTCGAACCGCTGGCGTGGAAGACGGCTCAGTTGGCGGTGGAAGCGGGGCTGACAATCGGTCAGCAGCCACCGTCTACGCGTCGGGAACTTTGCGGCTGGCACCTGTACACGGCGTTTCATCATGAAACGGCCGCCGGGCTGAATAATTCCCGGAATCCCGAAGGTATGCTGAATCGCGCCGCCAACAACGAGGTCGTCCGTGCCGCCTATGAACACGTGCTGCCGATTGCAAAGTCGCTGATGTTTTCAAAGGGCGCGGTCGGGAACAACGACGTCCTGAAGACGAATGGCTGGGTCAGGGAAAGCAAGCCGGCCAGCCTGGCTTTCGATGCTTCGTCACCTCCGCTGAATCCCTGAAGCTGAACGTCAGCGGACGCCTTCCCGTCGACGTGACAGCACGTGCCGAATCGTCAGCACGTCCGCGCGCCATTCGTCCAGCACGTACGTGATTGCGGTGGCTTCCAGATTGGTCAGCGTGCCGGCGGTGGCCGCGATTCGAAACGGCCAGACGGCCCATTCCATTAGCAGCGCCACGGCTCCGAACAGCAGCAGCCACTGAGTCAGCTTGGCTCCGTACGTGTGGTAGCTGGGCACCTTGCCGTATTTCCACAATCCGTAGCCGGTGGTCAAGGCGTAGCTCGCGAATGCCATGATGATCCACGGCAGTTCGTGCTGCAGCACGTCCCACTTCAGGTACAGGCCGCCGATGAACAGTGAACCGTAAAGGACGGAATCGGCCAGGCTGTCGAGTCTTGCGCCGAAGTCCGATCGCTGATTGAGCCAGCGGGCGATGCGACCGTCGATGAAGTCACTCAGATTCAGCACCACGAACATTGTCACGAATGCCTGCGGCCGACCCGAAAACGCCACACCCAGCATCACGAAGGCTCCCGCCAGCCGCGTCGCACAGATGACGTTGGGAATCGTCAGCCTGCGGTTACGCCACGGCTGCGACTCGTCGGTCGAAGCTTCGCGACGGGTTCCCGAACCGACCGCATCTGGCTGTGAAGAACCGCCGTCCGAGGAATCCATCAGACACATACCGCCAGAACGAAACCGTAAAACACGGGAGCTGTAAACGTCAGGCTGTCGATTCGGTCGATCATTCCGCCATGACCCGGCAGCAGCCGGCTGCCGTCCTTGACTCCTGCGTCGCGTTTCACAGCCGACATGTTGATGTCACCAAAAAAACCGCTGACCATAATCACGGCTCCCGCAACGGCGGACATGACGATGCCACCGACCGGACTTCTGCCATTCTGAAAAGTGGTCAGCCACGGAGCCAGGACAATCGCCAGACCCGTCGTGCAGGCGAGTCCGCCGAAAAAGCCCTCCCACGACTTGTTCGGAGAAATCGCCGGCACCATCTTATGCCGTCCGAAACGGCGACCGACGATGGCCTGAGCGATGTCGTCCATTTCCGTCAGAATCATCAGAAACAGGAACCAGCCGGCCACTCCCGCCTGCGGAAGCGTCGGCAGCGGCAATTCAAAAAGGAACAATGCGAACGACGGCAGGTACACCAGCAGCAGAATCCCCCACACGGCCATCGTTGTGGAACGAATGTAGCCGCGAACAGGACCGCTGGCGACCTGAAAAACGGATGTCAGCACGACGGCAGCCATCGGCAGAAAAACGCGAACGATCCCACTGTAGCCGACGGCAATCGAGCCGTAGTGCAGCGGGACCAGTCCGAACGCGCACGCTTTCGTCACGCGGTTCAGTTCACTTCCGCCGGCAAGTCGCAGGTACTC is part of the Planctomycetaceae bacterium genome and encodes:
- a CDS encoding phosphatidate cytidylyltransferase; amino-acid sequence: MTTPSPGLLYAVAGTVAALIVGSVVRLLLIRNASAEVASARRQSLATWWILVTLLCLAVLSGLPGTAVLMAMASGLGLREYLRLAGGSELNRVTKACAFGLVPLHYGSIAVGYSGIVRVFLPMAAVVLTSVFQVASGPVRGYIRSTTMAVWGILLLVYLPSFALFLFELPLPTLPQAGVAGWFLFLMILTEMDDIAQAIVGRRFGRHKMVPAISPNKSWEGFFGGLACTTGLAIVLAPWLTTFQNGRSPVGGIVMSAVAGAVIMVSGFFGDINMSAVKRDAGVKDGSRLLPGHGGMIDRIDSLTFTAPVFYGFVLAVCV
- a CDS encoding CDP-alcohol phosphatidyltransferase family protein → MDSSDGGSSQPDAVGSGTRREASTDESQPWRNRRLTIPNVICATRLAGAFVMLGVAFSGRPQAFVTMFVVLNLSDFIDGRIARWLNQRSDFGARLDSLADSVLYGSLFIGGLYLKWDVLQHELPWIIMAFASYALTTGYGLWKYGKVPSYHTYGAKLTQWLLLFGAVALLMEWAVWPFRIAATAGTLTNLEATAITYVLDEWRADVLTIRHVLSRRREGVR